In Plantibacter sp. PA-3-X8, one DNA window encodes the following:
- a CDS encoding penicillin-binding protein 2: MVRHTKTTRRRLAFTIVAVSIVMTLFVLRLVDIQVVRASALSAESLEKTETGDTILATRGSILASDGSVLAEAVMRYSMAASPKDAGPFERDVDGTEQTITLEQATNEIGAIIGKPGPEVLALITDALAADKDSLYALLAKKLTLDQLRALKALEIPWTTFKEEPYRVYPNGAVAGNIVGFVGEEGEAQAGVELMENSCLAGEDGRTTYEKGSGGLPLPGTTVTKPAKDGGDVVLTLDKDIQWFSQQSLAAQAEAVGASWGVVTVMEVKTGKLLAVAEYPAVDPGNVSATPAEDRGSRAFAAPFEPGSTYKSLTAAALIDQGVANPNSQVVAPFRYKPSNGADINDSEFHEDMNLTLAGVMVESSNTGISQFGEKMSADTRYAYFQKFGQLQKTEVGFPSESGGLMSDPADWDNQTDYATMFGQGFSTTAIQGASLYQTIANGGVRMPVQLVEGCRNADGTVTDVPDATGTQVVSPDAAKQVSDMLEMVDQESWVAANVDVPGYRVAMKTGTAQQPDGDGGYSSSYLVSMAGFAPAEAPQFVVSVNLADPVKMNTSAAVAPIFRDVTTQVLKSRGVQPSTEPAPNLPLRF; encoded by the coding sequence ATGGTGAGACACACGAAGACCACGCGCCGACGCCTCGCGTTCACCATCGTCGCGGTCTCCATCGTGATGACGCTGTTCGTCCTGCGTCTGGTCGACATCCAGGTGGTCCGCGCGAGTGCCTTGAGCGCCGAATCCCTCGAGAAGACCGAGACGGGCGACACGATCCTCGCCACCCGCGGCAGCATCCTCGCCTCCGACGGTTCGGTGCTCGCCGAAGCGGTCATGCGCTACAGCATGGCGGCATCTCCGAAGGACGCCGGCCCGTTCGAACGCGACGTCGACGGCACCGAGCAGACGATCACCCTCGAGCAGGCGACGAACGAGATCGGCGCGATCATCGGGAAGCCCGGCCCGGAGGTCCTCGCGCTCATCACGGACGCCCTCGCCGCGGACAAGGACTCGCTCTACGCCCTCCTTGCGAAGAAGCTCACCCTCGACCAGCTCCGCGCGCTCAAGGCGTTGGAGATCCCGTGGACGACCTTCAAGGAAGAGCCGTACCGGGTGTACCCGAACGGTGCCGTCGCCGGCAACATCGTCGGCTTCGTCGGCGAGGAGGGCGAGGCGCAAGCGGGCGTCGAACTCATGGAGAACTCCTGCCTCGCGGGGGAGGACGGTCGCACGACCTATGAGAAGGGCAGCGGCGGTCTCCCGCTCCCCGGCACCACGGTGACGAAGCCGGCGAAGGACGGCGGCGACGTCGTGCTCACGCTCGACAAGGACATCCAGTGGTTCTCGCAGCAGTCGCTCGCCGCGCAGGCCGAAGCGGTCGGTGCGAGCTGGGGCGTCGTCACGGTGATGGAGGTCAAGACCGGCAAGCTCCTCGCCGTCGCCGAGTACCCGGCCGTCGACCCCGGCAACGTCAGCGCGACGCCTGCCGAGGACCGAGGCTCACGTGCCTTCGCGGCACCGTTCGAACCGGGATCGACGTACAAGTCCCTCACCGCCGCCGCACTCATCGACCAGGGTGTCGCGAACCCGAACTCCCAGGTGGTCGCTCCGTTCCGGTACAAGCCGTCGAACGGTGCCGACATCAACGACAGCGAGTTCCACGAGGACATGAACCTCACGCTGGCGGGTGTCATGGTCGAGTCGTCCAACACGGGGATCTCACAGTTCGGCGAGAAGATGAGTGCCGACACCCGTTACGCGTATTTCCAGAAGTTCGGTCAGCTCCAGAAGACCGAGGTCGGCTTCCCGAGCGAGTCCGGAGGCCTGATGTCCGACCCGGCGGACTGGGACAACCAGACGGACTACGCGACCATGTTCGGCCAGGGCTTCTCGACGACCGCCATCCAGGGTGCCAGCCTCTACCAGACGATCGCGAACGGTGGCGTCAGGATGCCGGTGCAGCTCGTCGAGGGGTGTCGCAACGCGGACGGCACGGTGACGGACGTCCCCGACGCGACCGGAACGCAGGTCGTCTCGCCCGATGCCGCGAAGCAGGTCAGCGACATGCTCGAGATGGTCGACCAGGAGAGCTGGGTCGCTGCGAACGTCGACGTTCCCGGCTACCGCGTCGCGATGAAGACCGGAACGGCCCAGCAGCCGGACGGCGATGGCGGATACAGCTCGAGTTACCTCGTCTCGATGGCCGGCTTCGCACCCGCCGAGGCCCCGCAGTTCGTCGTTTCGGTGAACCTGGCGGACCCGGTTAAGATGAACACATCGGCTGCGGTCGCTCCCATCTTCCGGGATGTGACCACCCAGGTGCTGAAGAGCAGGGGAGTGCAGCCGTCCACGGAGCCGGCACCGAACCTGCCGCTCAGATTTTGA
- the mraY gene encoding phospho-N-acetylmuramoyl-pentapeptide-transferase, translated as MRVLLAAGAISLAFSLFLTPLFIRAFRKLAWGQFIRDDGPQSHHTKRGTATMGGVIIIVGTLVGFFASYLIFQEQVGVSALLVLLMMVGLGIVGFIDDFLKVRKKQSLGLGGWAKVSGQLIVATVFAVLAINFPNTEGFTPASTNISIIRDIPINFMAIGIPVIGILLYILWTSVIVAATSNGVNVTDGLDGLATGASILAIGSYIIIGFWQFNQSCFSSSLASDVAYKCYDVRDPLDLAVVAAAIVGALIGFLWWNTSPAQIFMGDSGSLALGGALAALAILSKTELLLVLVGGLFVIEAGSVIVQRAYFKVTHGKRIFLMSPIHHHFELKGWAEVTVVVRFWIIGGLLVAAGVGSFYLEWLSR; from the coding sequence ATGAGAGTCCTGTTGGCCGCGGGAGCGATCTCGCTGGCGTTCTCCCTCTTCCTGACCCCGCTCTTCATCAGAGCGTTCCGCAAACTCGCCTGGGGTCAGTTCATCCGCGACGACGGACCGCAGAGCCACCACACCAAGCGCGGAACCGCGACGATGGGCGGCGTCATCATCATCGTCGGTACCCTCGTCGGCTTCTTCGCGAGCTATCTGATCTTCCAAGAGCAGGTCGGCGTCTCGGCGCTCCTGGTCCTGTTGATGATGGTCGGACTCGGCATCGTCGGGTTCATCGACGACTTCCTGAAGGTCCGCAAGAAGCAGAGCCTCGGACTCGGTGGATGGGCGAAGGTCTCCGGGCAGCTCATCGTCGCGACGGTGTTCGCCGTCCTGGCGATCAACTTCCCGAACACCGAGGGGTTCACCCCGGCATCGACGAACATCTCGATCATCCGCGACATCCCGATCAACTTCATGGCGATCGGCATCCCGGTGATCGGCATCCTGCTGTACATCCTCTGGACCTCGGTGATCGTGGCGGCGACGTCGAACGGCGTGAACGTCACCGACGGGCTCGACGGGCTCGCCACCGGTGCCTCGATCCTCGCGATCGGCTCGTACATCATCATCGGGTTCTGGCAGTTCAACCAGTCCTGCTTCAGCTCCTCGCTCGCCTCCGACGTGGCCTACAAGTGCTACGACGTCCGGGATCCGCTCGACCTCGCCGTGGTCGCCGCGGCGATCGTGGGCGCGCTCATCGGGTTCCTCTGGTGGAACACCTCGCCGGCACAGATCTTCATGGGCGACAGCGGTTCGTTGGCGCTCGGTGGAGCACTCGCGGCGCTGGCGATCCTCAGCAAGACCGAGCTCCTCCTGGTGCTCGTCGGTGGGCTGTTCGTGATCGAGGCCGGCTCCGTGATCGTGCAACGCGCCTACTTCAAGGTGACCCACGGCAAGCGCATCTTCCTCATGAGCCCCATCCATCACCACTTCGAACTCAAGGGTTGGGCTGAGGTCACCGTCGTCGTCCGCTTCTGGATCATCGGTGGTCTGCTCGTCGCCGCGGGTGTGGGTTCCTTCTACCTCGAGTGGCTGAGCCGTTGA
- a CDS encoding Mur ligase family protein: MNNQGPISLRPEHPQRRALSQLVTEFDLDLHGSADGVEISGVSLSSGAVEPGDLYIGMPGVRAHGAAYAEQAKERGAVAVLTDDAGRDLAAAAGLPIIVVPEPRAALGHLAAWVYRTAEEPPTLFGVTGTNGKTSVVYLLSGMLAQLGIVSGLSSTAERRIGDLAVTSSLTTPEASELHALLARMRESEVRAVAIEVSAQALTRHRVDGIVFDVVGFTNLSHDHFDDYGDFDEYFAAKRELFEPDRARRGVVTIDSDWGGRLVEQSRIPVTTLTTRPEVDADWRMTILEETAGSTTFRLDGPGDQVLVTSVPLLGWFMAANAALAIVMLVESGVEFDMIAQSLERDGGIDAYIPGRAERISGDRGPVVYIDYGHSPDAFLNTLAAIRAVTPGRVIMVFGADGDRDTTKRRDMGAIAARGADVVVVTDFHPRSEDPASIRRVLLEAAREAAPDGELHEVADPATAFRTALALAGQGDTILYAGPGHEDYHEVAGVKLPYSARDDSRDALREAGWL, encoded by the coding sequence GTGAACAATCAGGGCCCGATCAGCCTCAGACCGGAACATCCGCAACGGCGGGCGCTCTCGCAGCTGGTGACCGAATTCGACCTCGACCTGCACGGATCAGCCGACGGCGTGGAGATCAGCGGTGTCAGTCTGAGCTCCGGTGCCGTCGAGCCCGGTGACCTCTACATCGGCATGCCGGGTGTCCGTGCCCACGGCGCCGCGTACGCGGAGCAGGCGAAGGAACGTGGCGCTGTCGCGGTGCTCACGGACGACGCCGGACGAGACCTGGCCGCAGCGGCCGGTCTGCCGATCATCGTCGTGCCGGAGCCGCGTGCCGCCCTCGGCCACCTCGCCGCCTGGGTGTACCGCACCGCCGAGGAGCCACCGACGTTGTTCGGCGTGACCGGTACCAACGGCAAGACGAGCGTGGTCTACCTCCTGAGCGGCATGCTCGCGCAACTCGGGATCGTCTCCGGTCTGAGCTCGACCGCGGAGCGGCGCATCGGCGACCTCGCGGTGACGAGCTCCCTCACCACGCCGGAGGCCAGCGAGCTGCACGCGTTGCTCGCGCGCATGCGCGAGTCCGAGGTGCGCGCGGTCGCCATCGAGGTCTCCGCCCAGGCGCTGACCAGGCACCGCGTCGACGGCATCGTCTTCGACGTCGTCGGCTTCACCAACCTCAGTCACGACCACTTCGACGACTACGGCGACTTCGACGAGTACTTCGCGGCCAAGCGGGAGCTGTTCGAACCCGACCGGGCCCGACGAGGCGTGGTCACGATCGATTCCGACTGGGGCGGCCGGCTCGTCGAGCAGAGCCGGATCCCGGTGACGACCCTGACGACCCGCCCGGAGGTCGACGCCGACTGGCGCATGACGATCCTCGAGGAGACCGCCGGTTCCACGACGTTCCGCCTCGACGGCCCCGGCGACCAGGTGCTCGTGACGAGCGTGCCGCTGCTCGGCTGGTTCATGGCGGCGAACGCCGCGCTCGCGATCGTGATGCTCGTCGAGTCCGGTGTTGAGTTCGACATGATCGCTCAGTCCCTCGAGCGGGACGGTGGCATCGACGCCTACATCCCCGGGCGTGCCGAGCGGATCAGCGGCGACCGCGGCCCGGTCGTGTACATCGACTACGGGCACAGCCCAGACGCGTTCCTCAACACCCTCGCGGCCATCCGGGCCGTCACGCCGGGCCGGGTCATCATGGTGTTCGGCGCCGACGGAGACCGCGACACGACGAAGCGTCGCGACATGGGCGCGATCGCGGCCCGGGGTGCCGACGTCGTGGTGGTCACCGACTTCCATCCACGGAGCGAGGACCCGGCGTCGATCCGACGCGTGCTCCTCGAAGCCGCCCGCGAAGCCGCACCGGACGGCGAGTTGCACGAGGTCGCCGACCCGGCGACCGCGTTCCGCACCGCCCTCGCGCTGGCCGGTCAGGGCGACACCATCCTCTACGCCGGACCTGGGCACGAGGACTACCACGAGGTGGCCGGTGTGAAGCTCCCGTACTCGGCGCGCGACGACTCGCGCGACGCGCTGCGTGAGGCAGGGTGGCTCTGA
- the murF gene encoding UDP-N-acetylmuramoyl-tripeptide--D-alanyl-D-alanine ligase: protein MIDLTLTEIAAATDGRLIPGTADPGLVVSGVADTDSRLITPGDIFVAKPGEETDGHLFADAAVANGAALLLVERELAVAVPQIVVENSVTALGALATEVITRVRALGRLRIVGITGSNGKTTTKNLLAAVLERVGETVSPKASFNNEVGAPITMLRVTNETRFLVAEMGASGIGEIARLIRMAKPDIGVVLKVGLAHAGEFGGIEATVTAKTEMVSELLPEDVAVLNLDDPRVAGMADATRARVLWFGLDDRAAVRATDIVATASGTAFTLHLPDGSSAPVRFKVLGEHHVMNALAAAAAAHELGVEIDLIVDALESVSRAERWRMEPLGGRDDVSIINDAYNASPDSMSAAIRTLAQIGAERGRTIAVLGAMSELGDWAGEEHDRIGLQVVRLGIGRLVVVGPEARRMHITAINEGSWDGESVYFATADEAFAYLSAEIAPGDTVLVKSSNAAGLRLLGDRLGELYA from the coding sequence ATGATCGACCTGACCCTCACCGAGATCGCCGCGGCGACCGACGGCCGACTGATCCCCGGTACGGCTGACCCCGGCCTCGTCGTGTCCGGCGTCGCCGACACCGACTCCCGACTCATCACGCCCGGCGACATCTTCGTCGCGAAGCCCGGCGAGGAGACCGACGGACATCTGTTCGCCGATGCGGCGGTCGCGAACGGCGCCGCCCTGCTCCTCGTCGAACGAGAATTGGCCGTCGCCGTGCCGCAGATCGTCGTCGAGAACTCCGTGACCGCGCTCGGTGCCCTCGCCACCGAGGTCATCACGAGGGTGCGCGCGCTCGGACGACTCCGGATCGTCGGTATCACCGGCTCCAACGGCAAGACCACGACCAAGAACCTCCTCGCCGCGGTCCTCGAGCGCGTCGGGGAGACGGTCAGCCCCAAGGCCTCCTTCAACAACGAGGTCGGAGCGCCGATCACCATGCTGCGCGTGACGAACGAGACGCGGTTCCTCGTCGCGGAGATGGGTGCCAGCGGCATCGGCGAGATCGCCCGACTCATCCGCATGGCGAAGCCCGACATCGGCGTGGTCCTGAAGGTCGGACTCGCCCACGCGGGGGAGTTCGGCGGGATCGAAGCGACCGTCACGGCGAAGACCGAGATGGTGTCCGAGCTGCTCCCGGAGGATGTCGCCGTCCTCAACCTCGACGATCCACGGGTGGCCGGTATGGCCGATGCCACCCGGGCACGCGTGCTCTGGTTCGGCCTCGATGACCGCGCCGCCGTTCGAGCGACCGACATCGTCGCGACGGCGTCCGGGACCGCGTTCACGCTGCACCTGCCCGACGGTTCCTCTGCGCCCGTCCGGTTCAAGGTGCTCGGTGAGCACCACGTCATGAACGCCCTCGCCGCGGCCGCAGCCGCCCACGAACTCGGCGTGGAGATCGACCTCATCGTCGACGCCCTCGAGAGCGTGAGCAGGGCGGAGCGGTGGCGGATGGAGCCCCTCGGCGGACGCGACGACGTGTCCATCATCAACGACGCTTACAACGCGAGCCCCGACTCGATGTCGGCCGCCATCCGGACCCTCGCCCAGATCGGGGCTGAACGCGGCCGGACCATCGCGGTGCTCGGTGCCATGAGCGAACTCGGCGACTGGGCGGGGGAGGAACACGACCGCATCGGACTCCAGGTCGTCCGGCTCGGCATCGGCCGCCTCGTCGTGGTCGGCCCCGAGGCCCGCCGCATGCACATCACCGCGATCAACGAAGGGTCGTGGGACGGCGAGTCGGTGTACTTCGCGACCGCGGACGAGGCGTTCGCCTACTTGAGCGCGGAGATCGCCCCGGGCGACACCGTGCTCGTGAAATCGTCGAACGCGGCCGGGCTCCGGTTGCTGGGCGATCGACTGGGGGAGTTGTACGCATGA